Proteins found in one Campylobacter lari genomic segment:
- a CDS encoding two-partner secretion domain-containing protein — MKKLANHIILSGVTVSMLFSPLMAIDPNKLPSGGKFTHGTSGTISGPYFDKNTGKNTIDITGKTQGGNHVIQWGGGFSIGNKAQVNFGKGQSGQNYLNIAHGTDKSTIEGVLNAGGNNVFLINPNGVIITKTGTINANRFVASTTSLQAQHFEEFKAQGASFSPIFKSHKAGNVVNMGNINANDVLLIGNKVSIDGGNIHGKHNEGVGDDALKNPSGNTADKIHLVGNYINLDLAKINFNSKENLISANKSASVSISTEDYYNKLTGSKNDPFKKYNFQKGSYEDVTSENIEQYASIGSDRDWFFFAKLWNDTDLEIFKLVDKGVAEYRLIGNVDFKGSQGQNYANYCIDGLGCTSMIVGDNELLNNWNDIYRKFSKTFNGQGFTLSDINIDIDKIRVKGPIGLFGAANGATFKNVKVDYKKGGIKILLNSAVDGSIITIGSFIGYANNSTFENIEVSNVSNFETYDPKGSWSNGRIGGFVGSVYGDSEFKNIALYGFSNINLQGLADPTYIGGFVGYLSDNPTFENISLNDFGSIKAKHTFGGFVGYSYYNGNYKYNNISIKNFDSIQTTGYLGTFGGNLRGKINIENVYIDLNGGSLRSEYGYYVGGFAGNIFADNGGVFNNIHIKNIGEIHTGENASNTNAGGFAGQIDGDVEINNIILDNIKEISADKGNAGGFVGSVAGNSNFSNISINGIGKIFSNQDGTGVGGFIGFIDATNGDKNIDFNNIALNFNSEGLIKGSNIGGFIGNINNQAPYSGKYYRTNLDFSNIHIYFDPNFSMQSDTGKGKFVGYYNPTYNTFNFKDKINFYANESIFDGATTDKSLWSNFTTLSPDENIFKNNTENITEAINVSVISPEFTHPEKIPDDVEVKLDMDDLYSDVIDSIIKDITKEYFSINIHDLIKILNEYKYENMNEDQKVEFIKTYFINKSKYDKNTDLDKIARSVVQSLDFASVYQGNFSEGKLNASALKEYKNNLAPKVEKINKYKDDVNHFIQTTLNNKVNSINKANEHFNTQDYYNRLTELALAYNKYVELINKGLANKNDQAFKDISNKLFALIAQAQDETKTIEELINSFEDLKTQASEKSNGHFIVEGDLQALNIPYPILASIKDNNNGSGEIDKPEKPIDPIEPPIDNKPEKPIDPIEPPIDNKPDNSDNSLVFKQSSTFNSIGDEAIDDEEEKEIGETDGEQRLITCIVSDNFKTMNPCAVGH; from the coding sequence ATGAAAAAGTTAGCAAATCATATCATACTCTCAGGTGTAACGGTATCAATGTTATTTTCTCCACTAATGGCAATTGATCCAAACAAACTACCTAGTGGAGGTAAATTTACTCATGGGACTAGTGGGACTATATCTGGTCCATACTTTGATAAAAATACTGGTAAAAACACTATTGATATCACAGGTAAAACACAAGGTGGAAACCATGTCATACAATGGGGTGGTGGCTTTAGTATAGGTAATAAAGCTCAAGTTAATTTTGGAAAAGGACAAAGTGGGCAAAACTACCTAAACATTGCTCATGGTACAGATAAATCTACCATAGAAGGTGTATTAAATGCAGGTGGTAATAATGTCTTTTTAATTAATCCTAATGGGGTAATCATTACTAAAACGGGAACTATCAATGCTAATCGCTTTGTGGCTTCGACTACTTCTTTACAAGCACAACATTTTGAGGAATTTAAAGCACAAGGTGCTTCTTTTTCCCCTATATTTAAATCACATAAAGCAGGTAATGTAGTAAATATGGGTAATATTAATGCTAATGATGTATTACTTATAGGAAATAAGGTAAGTATAGATGGTGGTAATATCCATGGTAAGCATAATGAAGGTGTTGGTGATGATGCTTTAAAAAATCCAAGTGGTAATACAGCTGATAAAATTCATTTAGTAGGGAATTACATCAATCTTGATTTAGCTAAAATTAATTTTAATTCCAAAGAAAATCTTATTAGTGCAAATAAATCAGCTAGTGTTAGTATATCTACAGAAGATTATTATAATAAATTAACAGGTAGTAAAAACGATCCATTTAAAAAATATAATTTTCAAAAAGGTAGTTATGAAGATGTAACTTCTGAAAATATAGAACAATATGCTAGTATAGGTTCTGATAGAGATTGGTTTTTCTTTGCTAAACTCTGGAATGACACTGATTTAGAAATATTTAAACTAGTTGATAAGGGAGTTGCTGAATATAGACTTATTGGTAATGTAGATTTTAAAGGTAGTCAAGGACAAAACTATGCAAACTATTGTATAGATGGACTTGGTTGCACTAGTATGATAGTGGGTGATAATGAATTATTAAATAATTGGAATGATATATATAGAAAATTTTCTAAAACATTTAATGGACAAGGATTTACACTTAGTGATATTAATATAGATATAGATAAGATAAGAGTAAAAGGTCCTATAGGCTTATTTGGAGCGGCAAATGGAGCTACTTTTAAAAATGTAAAGGTTGATTATAAAAAAGGTGGTATAAAAATTTTACTTAACTCAGCTGTTGATGGATCTATAATAACTATTGGATCTTTTATAGGATATGCGAACAATTCTACATTTGAAAATATAGAAGTAAGTAATGTTTCTAATTTTGAAACATATGATCCAAAAGGCTCATGGTCAAACGGTAGAATCGGAGGTTTTGTTGGATCAGTTTATGGTGATTCAGAATTTAAAAATATAGCTTTATATGGTTTTTCAAATATTAATTTACAAGGTTTGGCAGATCCAACATATATTGGTGGATTTGTGGGCTATTTAAGTGATAATCCCACTTTTGAAAATATATCCTTAAATGATTTTGGTAGTATTAAGGCAAAACATACCTTTGGTGGCTTTGTGGGTTATAGCTATTATAATGGTAATTATAAATATAATAATATTTCAATAAAAAATTTTGATAGCATTCAAACTACAGGTTATTTAGGTACTTTTGGTGGAAATCTTCGTGGTAAAATAAATATAGAAAATGTATATATAGATTTAAATGGTGGAAGTTTAAGAAGTGAATATGGTTATTATGTTGGTGGATTTGCTGGAAATATATTTGCTGATAATGGTGGAGTATTTAATAATATTCATATAAAAAATATAGGCGAAATTCATACTGGAGAAAATGCTAGCAATACAAATGCTGGAGGATTTGCCGGACAAATTGATGGTGATGTGGAAATTAATAATATTATTTTAGATAATATCAAGGAAATATCTGCTGATAAAGGTAATGCTGGTGGATTTGTTGGAAGTGTTGCTGGAAATTCAAATTTTTCTAATATATCTATAAATGGTATAGGTAAAATTTTTAGTAATCAAGATGGAACTGGAGTGGGAGGATTTATTGGATTTATAGATGCTACAAATGGAGATAAAAATATTGATTTTAATAATATTGCTTTAAATTTTAATTCTGAAGGGTTAATTAAGGGTAGTAATATTGGTGGATTTATCGGAAATATCAACAATCAAGCTCCTTATAGTGGTAAATACTACAGAACAAACCTAGATTTTTCAAATATACATATTTATTTTGATCCAAATTTTTCTATGCAAAGTGACACAGGAAAAGGAAAATTTGTAGGTTATTATAACCCAACTTATAATACCTTTAACTTTAAAGATAAAATTAACTTCTATGCTAATGAAAGTATTTTTGATGGAGCAACAACTGATAAGTCTCTGTGGAGTAATTTTACCACCTTATCCCCAGATGAGAATATATTTAAAAATAATACAGAAAATATCACTGAAGCAATCAATGTAAGTGTTATTTCTCCTGAATTCACACACCCTGAAAAAATTCCTGATGATGTAGAAGTAAAGTTAGATATGGATGATTTATATTCTGATGTAATTGATAGTATTATCAAAGATATTACAAAAGAATATTTTTCAATCAATATTCATGATCTAATAAAAATATTAAATGAATACAAATATGAAAATATGAATGAAGATCAGAAAGTTGAATTTATAAAAACATATTTTATTAATAAAAGTAAATATGATAAAAATACCGATCTTGATAAAATAGCAAGATCGGTTGTTCAAAGTTTAGATTTTGCTTCTGTGTATCAAGGTAACTTTTCTGAAGGAAAGTTAAATGCTAGCGCTTTAAAAGAATATAAAAATAATCTAGCTCCAAAAGTAGAAAAGATAAATAAATATAAAGATGATGTAAATCACTTTATCCAAACTACTTTGAACAACAAGGTAAATTCAATCAACAAAGCTAATGAGCATTTCAATACGCAAGATTATTATAATAGACTTACTGAATTAGCCTTAGCTTATAATAAATATGTAGAATTAATTAATAAAGGTTTAGCAAATAAAAATGATCAAGCTTTTAAAGATATTAGCAATAAATTATTTGCTTTAATAGCTCAAGCACAAGATGAAACCAAAACTATAGAAGAATTAATTAATAGCTTTGAAGATTTAAAAACACAAGCAAGTGAAAAATCTAACGGACATTTTATTGTTGAAGGAGATTTGCAAGCTTTAAATATACCTTATCCTATATTAGCTTCTATCAAAGATAATAACAATGGTAGTGGTGAAATAGATAAGCCAGAAAAACCTATTGATCCAATTGAGCCACCAATAGATAATAAACCAGAAAAACCTATTGATCCAATTGAGCCACCAATAGATAATAAACCAGATAATTCTGATAACTCTTTGGTTTTTAAACAAAGTTCTACTTTTAACTCTATAGGTGATGAGGCTATAGATGATGAGGAAGAAAAAGAAATAGGCGAAACAGATGGTGAGCAAAGATTAATCACTTGTATAGTAAGTGATAATTTTAAAACTATGAATCCTTGTGCTGTAGGACATTAA
- the recG gene encoding ATP-dependent DNA helicase RecG — protein MKVEEKDLKLLHALGVKNCIDLALILPKKFDDFRISKFPKDAFCTQNVKIISTQNHYSQLFMLCECLEWGIKANIVIFHPNKWHFKIFKHNALVCIHAKMNFFNGIWQFINPKIVKNIGQIIPKYQISSIKDESIKKLIIKYVNEANLNALNLEQKYINLLLNLHNYDDLILYENFNTIVKDLKYIEIFNHLRRLKGKKISQNAYKIELFDISSWLKGLEFNPTNDQLLAIEDIKKDLQSKVAKRRVVMGDVGCGKTLVILAASLLVYPKKAILMAPTSILAEQIYYEAKRLLPSFVNVLLLKGGKKDKDLAKLKEQAHFIIGTHALIHQEEFEATLVMIDEQHRFGSNQRQKISELSKNSQYAPHIVQFSATPIPRTLSMIQSELVNFSFIKQMPFKKDIKTFCIQDKDFKYLLKKIDDELAKNHQVIIIYPLVNESENIDYLSLEQAQGYWINKYKNVYVTHGKDKNKDQILQEFREKGTILLSTTVVEVGISLPRLSVIVVVGAERLGLATLHQLRGRVGRVGLESFCYLYTKQKEIPSRLLEFAKTLDGFKIAELDLKNRLSGDLLDGRVQHGNHFKFFDFADDEELVVRAKESIKNMEKENG, from the coding sequence ATGAAAGTTGAAGAAAAGGATTTAAAACTACTTCATGCTTTAGGGGTTAAAAATTGTATCGATTTGGCTTTGATTTTACCTAAAAAATTTGATGATTTTAGAATTTCAAAGTTTCCAAAAGATGCATTTTGTACCCAAAATGTAAAAATCATTAGCACACAAAATCACTACTCTCAGCTTTTTATGCTTTGTGAATGTTTAGAATGGGGTATAAAAGCAAATATAGTGATTTTTCATCCTAATAAATGGCATTTTAAAATTTTTAAACATAATGCTTTGGTTTGTATTCATGCAAAGATGAATTTTTTTAATGGAATTTGGCAGTTTATAAACCCAAAAATAGTAAAAAATATAGGTCAAATAATCCCTAAATACCAAATTAGCTCTATTAAAGATGAAAGCATAAAAAAACTTATTATAAAATATGTTAATGAAGCTAACTTAAATGCATTAAATTTAGAACAAAAATATATTAATTTGCTTTTAAATTTGCACAATTATGATGATTTAATTCTTTATGAAAATTTTAATACCATAGTTAAAGATTTAAAATATATAGAAATTTTTAATCATTTAAGGCGTTTAAAGGGTAAAAAAATATCTCAAAATGCTTATAAAATAGAACTTTTTGATATAAGCTCTTGGCTTAAGGGTTTAGAATTTAACCCTACAAATGATCAGCTTTTAGCAATAGAAGATATTAAAAAAGACTTGCAAAGTAAAGTTGCTAAAAGGCGTGTGGTAATGGGCGATGTGGGTTGTGGCAAGACTTTGGTTATACTTGCTGCAAGTTTGCTAGTATATCCTAAAAAGGCTATTTTAATGGCTCCAACCAGTATATTAGCAGAGCAAATTTATTATGAAGCAAAAAGACTTTTACCTAGTTTTGTTAATGTATTGCTTTTAAAAGGTGGTAAAAAAGATAAAGATTTAGCAAAATTAAAAGAACAAGCTCATTTTATCATAGGCACACATGCACTCATTCATCAAGAAGAATTTGAAGCAACTTTAGTGATGATAGATGAGCAACACCGCTTTGGTTCTAATCAAAGACAAAAAATAAGTGAGCTTAGTAAAAACTCTCAATATGCTCCACATATCGTGCAATTTTCTGCTACGCCTATACCAAGAACACTTTCTATGATACAAAGTGAGCTTGTAAATTTTAGTTTTATCAAACAAATGCCTTTTAAAAAAGACATTAAGACTTTTTGCATACAAGATAAAGATTTTAAATATTTACTTAAAAAAATCGATGATGAACTAGCTAAAAATCACCAAGTGATTATTATTTATCCTTTGGTAAATGAAAGTGAAAATATAGATTATTTATCATTAGAACAAGCACAAGGATACTGGATAAACAAATACAAAAATGTTTATGTAACCCATGGAAAAGATAAAAATAAAGATCAAATTTTACAAGAATTTAGAGAAAAAGGTACTATTTTGCTTTCTACAACGGTGGTTGAAGTGGGAATTTCTTTACCAAGACTTAGTGTGATTGTTGTTGTTGGAGCTGAGAGGTTAGGGCTTGCTACTTTACATCAACTTCGAGGTAGAGTAGGTAGAGTAGGGCTTGAAAGCTTTTGCTATTTATACACTAAGCAAAAAGAAATTCCAAGTCGTTTGCTTGAATTTGCTAAAACTCTAGATGGATTTAAAATAGCTGAACTTGATTTGAAAAATAGGCTAAGCGGGGATTTGCTAGATGGTAGAGTGCAGCATGGCAATCATTTTAAATTTTTTGATTTTGCAGATGATGAAGAATTAGTTGTAAGAGCAAAAGAAAGTATTAAAAATATGGAAAAAGAAAATGGATAA
- a CDS encoding amino acid ABC transporter permease, translated as MFEILNQDTFFRLAQGLKVTLELSLISVLISLIGGVFFGILMHSKNKFLYAFCRFMLEFVRIMPLIVWLFIVHFGLAKWFGWHLSALGSSIIVFSIWGVFEMMDLVRSSLASIPKHQYESGLSLGFNKFEVYLFIIIPLSLRRLLPMSINLFTRIIKSTSVIYLIGGIELIKVGQQVIELNLFQNSYAAFVIYGLILLIYFILCYPLSVYSKFLEKKWS; from the coding sequence ATGTTTGAAATTTTAAATCAAGATACCTTTTTTAGACTAGCACAAGGCTTAAAGGTTACTTTAGAACTTTCATTAATTAGTGTTTTGATTTCACTCATAGGAGGGGTGTTTTTTGGAATTTTAATGCATTCTAAAAACAAATTCCTTTATGCTTTTTGTCGTTTTATGCTTGAGTTTGTGCGTATTATGCCTTTGATTGTTTGGCTTTTTATAGTGCATTTTGGCTTAGCAAAATGGTTTGGATGGCATTTGAGTGCTTTGGGTTCTAGTATTATTGTTTTTAGTATTTGGGGTGTGTTTGAGATGATGGATTTGGTTAGATCATCTTTAGCAAGCATACCAAAACACCAATACGAATCAGGACTTTCACTAGGTTTTAATAAATTTGAAGTTTATCTTTTTATCATCATACCTTTATCTTTAAGAAGATTGTTGCCAATGAGTATTAATCTTTTTACAAGAATTATTAAAAGTACTTCAGTGATTTATCTCATCGGCGGTATAGAGCTTATTAAAGTAGGCCAACAAGTGATTGAGCTAAATTTATTTCAAAATTCTTACGCGGCTTTTGTGATTTATGGTTTGATTTTATTGATTTATTTTATACTTTGCTATCCTTTGTCAGTATATTCAAAGTTTTTAGAGAAAAAATGGAGCTAA
- a CDS encoding MFS transporter, translating to MQKAFKNIIYASLGGILEFYDFVLFIFFASVFAKIFFPQNDDFWPLIYTYVAFGAGYLARPFGAVILAHFADIKGRKNVFYISMLLMVVPSFVLAFLPTYESIGLLATFMLFVIRIAQGLAIGAEVSGAWIFVSEFVSKKRLGLALGFISATLTLGLLLGNLATLSIYAYFDKEEVESFAWRIPFFIGGFFGILALFLRTKLNETPAFKSIKDKKKILNFPLLQALKTHKKSMLICALLTVVLTSGVATLMILPQYFESLLGVSKTTALTYQNLAIVMIILGSLVQGYLADFLGHFKICLIFTLFFGVFGIGFSFYNEWFLLFYLLACFAQGIIAFAPIFMTQIFTTELRSSGLSFAYNISYAILGFLTPFVVNFMYEKYFYFYIFFVFITSLLSIYLVKKYVKNL from the coding sequence ATGCAAAAAGCTTTTAAAAATATCATCTATGCTTCTTTAGGTGGTATTTTAGAATTTTATGATTTTGTTTTATTTATTTTCTTTGCAAGTGTTTTTGCAAAAATTTTCTTTCCTCAAAATGATGATTTTTGGCCTTTAATCTATACTTATGTAGCCTTTGGAGCAGGGTATTTAGCTAGACCTTTTGGTGCTGTTATTTTAGCACATTTTGCAGATATCAAAGGTCGTAAAAATGTTTTTTATATCAGCATGCTTTTAATGGTCGTGCCAAGTTTTGTCTTGGCCTTTTTACCTACTTATGAAAGCATAGGGCTTTTAGCTACTTTTATGCTTTTTGTTATACGGATAGCTCAAGGACTAGCTATAGGAGCTGAAGTTAGTGGTGCTTGGATTTTTGTAAGTGAATTTGTGAGTAAAAAAAGACTTGGTTTGGCACTTGGTTTTATTTCAGCAACTTTAACCTTAGGTTTATTGCTTGGAAATTTAGCGACTTTAAGTATATATGCGTATTTTGACAAAGAAGAGGTAGAAAGTTTTGCTTGGAGAATTCCCTTTTTTATAGGAGGATTTTTTGGCATATTAGCTTTATTTTTGCGAACAAAGCTTAACGAAACACCAGCTTTTAAAAGTATAAAAGATAAAAAGAAAATTTTGAATTTTCCACTTTTACAAGCTTTAAAAACACATAAAAAAAGTATGTTAATATGTGCTTTACTTACAGTGGTTTTAACAAGCGGAGTAGCTACTTTAATGATACTACCACAGTATTTTGAAAGCTTATTAGGAGTTAGTAAAACTACTGCTTTGACATATCAAAATTTGGCCATAGTGATGATCATACTAGGAAGTTTGGTGCAAGGTTATTTGGCTGATTTTTTGGGACATTTTAAAATTTGTTTGATTTTTACTTTGTTTTTTGGAGTTTTTGGCATAGGTTTTAGCTTTTATAATGAGTGGTTTTTGTTATTTTATTTGCTTGCTTGTTTTGCACAAGGCATTATAGCTTTTGCACCTATTTTTATGACCCAAATTTTTACCACAGAGTTAAGATCAAGTGGTCTTTCTTTTGCTTATAATATTTCTTATGCGATTTTAGGCTTTTTAACGCCTTTTGTTGTTAACTTTATGTATGAGAAATATTTTTATTTTTATATATTTTTTGTGTTTATCACTAGTTTATTAAGTATATATTTGGTAAAAAAATATGTTAAAAATTTATAA
- a CDS encoding amino acid ABC transporter ATP-binding protein, translated as MSILKIQNLQKYYDDHHVLKDINLEVNQKEVVVILGPSGCGKSTLLRCINGLEEMADGAIFIDDEKIDKNYKKWTQIRQKIGMVFQSYELFDHLNVEQNILLGPLKVQKRKKEEVLEEAKYWLDRVGLLHKLKAYPKELSGGQKQRIAIVRSLCMNPEIMLFDEVTAALDPEIVREVLDVILNLAKDGMTMLIVTHEMGFARAVADKIVFMDDGKIVEISKPDEFFENPKTDRAKKFLNLFDFHR; from the coding sequence ATGAGCATTTTAAAAATACAAAATTTACAAAAATATTATGATGATCATCATGTTTTAAAAGATATAAATTTAGAAGTAAATCAAAAAGAAGTAGTGGTTATACTAGGTCCAAGTGGTTGTGGGAAATCTACGCTTTTAAGATGTATTAATGGTTTAGAAGAAATGGCTGATGGGGCTATTTTTATAGATGATGAGAAAATTGATAAAAATTATAAAAAATGGACACAAATTCGCCAAAAAATAGGTATGGTGTTTCAATCTTATGAGCTTTTTGATCATTTAAATGTAGAGCAAAATATACTCTTAGGGCCTTTAAAGGTGCAAAAAAGAAAAAAAGAAGAAGTTTTAGAAGAAGCAAAATACTGGCTTGATAGAGTAGGGCTTTTGCATAAATTAAAAGCCTATCCTAAAGAATTAAGTGGCGGACAAAAACAGCGTATCGCTATAGTTAGAAGCCTTTGTATGAATCCTGAAATCATGCTTTTTGATGAAGTTACAGCAGCGCTTGATCCTGAAATCGTGCGCGAGGTTTTAGATGTGATTTTAAATTTAGCAAAAGATGGTATGACTATGCTTATAGTTACGCATGAAATGGGTTTTGCTAGAGCAGTTGCTGATAAAATAGTTTTTATGGATGATGGAAAAATAGTAGAAATTTCAAAGCCTGATGAATTTTTTGAAAATCCAAAAACTGATCGTGCGAAGAAATTTCTCAATTTGTTTGATTTTCATCGTTAA
- a CDS encoding amino acid ABC transporter permease produces the protein MDFDFLIKFSPMFIQASWLTLKLATYGVFFSFLVGLFCVGVSYFKFSFLNTICKIYIEFSRNTPLLIQLFFLYYALPEFGIHLSSFACAVIGLSFLGGSYMAESLRAGMEAVKKQQYESGLSLGLSKWQNFRYVIMPQALGIAMPSISANIIFLLKETSVVSIIALADLVYVAKDLIGLYYKSNEALFALVLCYLILILPLSLVLNRIEKRLNYV, from the coding sequence ATGGATTTTGATTTTTTAATCAAGTTTAGCCCTATGTTTATACAAGCTTCTTGGCTTACTTTAAAACTTGCTACTTATGGAGTATTTTTTTCATTTTTAGTGGGTTTATTTTGTGTGGGAGTAAGCTATTTTAAATTTTCTTTTTTAAATACAATCTGTAAAATTTACATAGAATTTTCAAGAAATACACCTTTATTAATTCAGCTTTTCTTTTTATATTATGCTTTGCCTGAGTTTGGGATACACCTTAGCTCTTTTGCTTGTGCTGTGATAGGACTTAGCTTTTTAGGTGGTTCTTATATGGCTGAGAGCTTAAGAGCGGGTATGGAAGCAGTGAAAAAACAACAATACGAATCAGGACTTTCTTTGGGTTTGAGTAAATGGCAAAATTTTCGTTATGTCATCATGCCTCAAGCTTTGGGTATAGCTATGCCAAGCATTAGTGCAAATATCATTTTTTTACTCAAAGAAACTTCAGTGGTAAGTATTATTGCTTTAGCAGATTTAGTATATGTGGCTAAAGATCTTATAGGGCTTTATTATAAAAGTAATGAAGCATTATTTGCTTTGGTGCTTTGTTATTTGATTTTGATTTTACCTTTATCTTTAGTGTTAAACCGTATAGAAAAAAGGTTAAATTATGTTTGA
- a CDS encoding cysteine ABC transporter substrate-binding protein, producing the protein MAFFFSACSNSSSNENSIEKIKQQGVIRIGVFGDKPPFGYLDAQGKNQGYDVYFAKRIAKELLGDESKVQFVLVEAANRVEFLESNKVDLILANFTKTPEREAVVDFALPYMKVALGVVAPKGSDIKTTDDLKSKTLILNKGTTADAYFTKNMPEIKSIKFDQNTETFAALIGKRGDALSHDNALLFAWAKENPNFEVVIKELGNHDVIAPAVKKGDEAMLKFINDLIVKLQNEQFFHKAYNETLKPFFSDDIKADDVVIEGGRI; encoded by the coding sequence ATGGCATTTTTTTTTAGCGCATGCTCAAATTCAAGTTCCAATGAAAACTCCATAGAAAAAATCAAACAACAAGGTGTTATCCGCATAGGTGTTTTTGGCGATAAACCTCCATTTGGTTACTTAGATGCTCAAGGGAAAAATCAAGGCTATGATGTGTATTTTGCTAAACGTATAGCAAAAGAACTTTTAGGTGATGAATCTAAAGTGCAATTTGTTTTAGTTGAAGCAGCAAACAGAGTGGAATTTTTAGAATCAAATAAAGTAGATTTAATCTTAGCTAATTTTACTAAAACTCCAGAAAGAGAAGCTGTGGTTGATTTTGCTTTGCCTTATATGAAAGTTGCCCTTGGGGTAGTGGCTCCTAAAGGATCAGATATTAAAACCACAGATGATTTAAAAAGTAAAACTTTGATTTTAAATAAAGGTACAACAGCTGATGCGTATTTTACAAAAAATATGCCAGAAATTAAAAGTATTAAATTTGATCAAAACACAGAAACTTTTGCAGCTTTAATCGGTAAAAGAGGTGATGCACTAAGTCATGATAATGCATTGCTTTTTGCTTGGGCTAAAGAAAATCCAAATTTTGAAGTAGTGATTAAAGAACTTGGAAATCATGATGTTATAGCTCCTGCTGTAAAAAAAGGTGATGAAGCTATGTTGAAATTTATCAATGATTTGATTGTAAAATTACAAAATGAGCAATTTTTCCACAAAGCTTACAATGAAACCTTAAAGCCATTTTTTAGTGATGACATAAAAGCTGATGATGTGGTAATTGAAGGTGGTAGAATTTAA
- a CDS encoding Crp/Fnr family transcriptional regulator: protein MDKHFEILVSKGEKKYFKKGNILFFQGEKANKIYILLSGKVRIYKVNAKGFELTLHTLTPVNFIAEMPVFEGINYPANAICEQDCEICVFDFDEFKKLCLENGEFSFLLLTSLIGKIRILENFIRQKSLDLKSRLINFLLENEEKLQNLKQKEIAVILNLPPESLSRFLKELKQNELICTNKGKIAILNKEKMQNLIKSF from the coding sequence ATGGATAAACATTTTGAAATTTTAGTCTCAAAAGGTGAAAAAAAGTATTTTAAGAAAGGAAATATTTTATTTTTTCAAGGTGAAAAAGCAAATAAAATTTATATTTTATTAAGTGGAAAAGTGCGTATATATAAGGTAAATGCAAAAGGTTTTGAATTAACACTTCACACTTTAACTCCGGTAAATTTTATAGCTGAAATGCCTGTGTTTGAAGGCATTAATTATCCAGCTAATGCTATTTGTGAGCAAGATTGTGAAATTTGTGTTTTTGATTTTGATGAATTTAAAAAATTATGCTTAGAAAATGGGGAATTTAGTTTTTTGCTTTTGACTTCTTTAATTGGTAAAATTCGAATTTTAGAAAATTTTATTAGACAAAAATCTTTGGATTTAAAGTCAAGATTAATTAACTTTTTGCTAGAAAATGAGGAAAAATTACAAAATTTAAAGCAAAAAGAAATCGCTGTGATTTTGAATTTACCCCCAGAATCTTTGTCGCGTTTTTTGAAAGAATTAAAACAAAATGAGCTTATTTGTACAAATAAAGGTAAAATAGCAATTTTAAATAAAGAAAAAATGCAAAATTTAATTAAGTCTTTTTAA